In Treponema vincentii, a single window of DNA contains:
- the vapC gene encoding type II toxin-antitoxin system tRNA(fMet)-specific endonuclease VapC: MYFVDSNTCIYFMNGKYPSVREKFLSVSPKEIKISSVVKGELLLGAFKSKTREKTTEKVEKFLKPFEIVDFTDKMSYDYAEIRKDLEHAGTLIGANDLLIAAAALHEKATLITHNTNEFSRVTDLKIEDWVEE; this comes from the coding sequence ATGTATTTTGTAGACTCAAACACTTGCATTTACTTTATGAATGGAAAGTATCCGTCTGTTCGAGAAAAATTCTTGTCAGTTTCACCAAAAGAGATAAAAATTTCTTCAGTAGTAAAAGGAGAGCTTTTGCTGGGTGCATTTAAAAGCAAGACAAGAGAAAAGACTACAGAGAAAGTAGAAAAATTTTTAAAGCCGTTTGAAATTGTGGATTTTACAGACAAAATGTCTTACGACTATGCAGAAATCCGAAAAGATTTGGAGCATGCAGGTACACTGATAGGTGCAAATGATTTGCTTATTGCCGCCGCCGCACTGCATGAAAAAGCGACTCTTATTACTCACAATACGAATGAATTTTCAAGAGTAACCGATTTGAAAATTGAAGATTGGGTAGAAGAATGA
- a CDS encoding NAD(P)/FAD-dependent oxidoreductase, with protein sequence MYDVIIIGGGVVGCAIARELSQYRLSIALLEKHSEVCEGSSKANSAIVHGGFDAKPGTLKARLNVRGNELIRRLAPQLQFHFKQIGSLVVAFSDEDMEAIKMLYERGIANGVPELEIWNREKTLAEEPNLSPETKGALFCGTAGIVCPFGMTYAFIENAVENGVELICDAEVTGIQKIDEDIQHAPTQDTDVHAVTAQTSAQAPTFSVTTSQGVFTARYVINAAGLYADKIAAMIGDYDYAINPRKGEYRVLDKVCGDLVHHVIFQAPTKMGKGVLVTPTYDNNLLAGPTAQDVDDREDTSTTLAGLNKIDSSAKKSVPALDFRKTIRTFTGVRARPSTGDFMIYASKHAKGFIHAGGIESPGLSSAPAIAEYVAELVQYAGAELIKKPHVVSARKGISQFSALSNEERAALIAENPLYGRIICRCETVTEAEIVEAIRRPAGARTVDGVKRRVRPGTGRCQGGFCTPRVLEILSRELQLPMENIAKSDRGTEIVLGRLKNTAESEIRSGGSPKHSR encoded by the coding sequence ATGTATGATGTGATTATAATCGGCGGGGGCGTTGTTGGGTGTGCTATTGCACGCGAATTGTCGCAGTACCGGCTAAGCATTGCATTGCTCGAAAAGCATTCGGAGGTTTGCGAAGGTTCCTCCAAGGCAAACAGCGCTATCGTGCACGGAGGCTTTGATGCAAAACCGGGCACATTAAAAGCCCGCCTCAATGTGCGCGGAAACGAATTGATCCGCCGCCTTGCGCCGCAGCTTCAGTTTCATTTTAAACAGATAGGCTCGTTAGTTGTCGCCTTCTCCGATGAAGATATGGAAGCAATCAAAATGCTCTATGAACGGGGCATTGCAAACGGCGTGCCGGAGCTTGAGATTTGGAATCGGGAAAAGACCTTAGCGGAAGAGCCGAACCTTTCGCCCGAAACGAAGGGAGCGCTGTTTTGCGGAACTGCCGGTATCGTGTGTCCCTTTGGGATGACGTATGCCTTTATCGAAAATGCGGTAGAAAACGGTGTTGAGCTGATATGTGATGCCGAAGTAACCGGCATACAAAAAATAGATGAGGATATTCAACACGCGCCAACACAGGATACCGACGTTCACGCTGTAACTGCACAAACGTCGGCGCAAGCACCTACCTTTTCCGTAACGACATCGCAGGGAGTTTTTACTGCGCGGTATGTTATCAACGCCGCAGGGCTCTACGCGGATAAGATTGCCGCGATGATCGGCGACTACGATTACGCTATCAATCCCCGCAAAGGTGAGTACCGTGTGTTGGATAAGGTATGCGGCGATCTGGTGCATCACGTTATCTTTCAGGCGCCGACCAAAATGGGCAAGGGCGTTCTGGTAACTCCCACCTATGATAACAACCTTTTGGCAGGGCCGACGGCACAGGACGTTGACGACCGCGAGGATACTTCGACGACGCTTGCCGGTCTGAACAAGATTGACAGTTCCGCAAAAAAATCGGTACCGGCGCTCGACTTCCGAAAAACCATACGCACCTTTACCGGCGTGCGCGCCCGTCCGAGTACCGGCGACTTTATGATCTATGCTTCAAAGCATGCAAAGGGATTTATTCACGCCGGAGGCATCGAATCTCCCGGATTAAGCTCGGCGCCGGCAATCGCCGAATATGTTGCGGAGCTTGTGCAATATGCAGGAGCGGAATTGATAAAAAAGCCGCACGTTGTTAGTGCACGGAAAGGTATCAGTCAGTTTTCCGCCCTTTCCAACGAAGAGCGGGCTGCCCTGATTGCGGAAAATCCGCTCTACGGACGGATTATCTGCCGCTGCGAAACGGTAACGGAGGCGGAAATCGTTGAAGCAATCCGCCGTCCTGCCGGAGCGCGTACCGTTGACGGTGTTAAGCGGCGGGTACGTCCCGGAACAGGACGCTGTCAAGGAGGCTTTTGTACGCCGCGCGTTTTGGAAATCCTCAGCAGGGAATTACAGCTGCCGATGGAAAACATCGCCAAATCGGACAGGGGTACGGAGATCGTGTTGGGAAGGTTAAAAAATACCGCAGAGAGTGAAATCCGCAGCGGCGGTTCCCCAAAGCATTCAAGGTAA
- a CDS encoding restriction endonuclease PLD domain-containing protein — MMNIIGNISGKHIKIIRDLAKQANELFFLSPFCYQDFTDFFEEVIHNQIKKVTLITTLKPEDASYKSNSLVSFIDELNSRNIEWSIKIDNKLHGKLYFFINDGIIKNAIITSANLTDNGMISNHEWGCVISDTKELQVLFNEVLSAVEVNALSEDSVIKLMLAVDEFNRRHPITKNNTEQINLNDIIIKTTDIILKPEIRIFLKPYGSANNKIYDGDFSQKDKMHFSKRRPNSVRMNDLLICYAVGSTKLTSIFKVTSEPQTTGKPTDRWPWYVDVENLTPKYGKKWFTFDHTLSKVADIFLQKDNNNYLTYNGGRTLGAFQRGSDKIRLNDDFGKFLIELIEKSTV; from the coding sequence ATGATGAATATCATTGGTAATATTTCTGGGAAGCATATAAAGATAATAAGAGATCTCGCAAAACAAGCAAACGAGCTGTTCTTTTTAAGTCCTTTTTGTTATCAAGACTTTACGGATTTTTTTGAAGAAGTAATACATAATCAGATAAAAAAAGTGACTTTAATAACTACACTCAAACCTGAAGATGCAAGTTATAAATCAAATTCACTTGTATCTTTTATTGATGAATTAAACAGTAGAAACATTGAATGGTCTATAAAAATTGATAATAAACTTCATGGAAAGTTATACTTTTTTATAAATGATGGAATAATAAAAAATGCTATAATAACATCTGCTAATCTAACTGATAATGGAATGATTAGCAATCATGAATGGGGCTGTGTAATAAGTGATACTAAAGAATTACAAGTTCTATTTAATGAAGTCTTATCTGCTGTTGAAGTTAATGCACTAAGTGAGGATTCTGTTATAAAATTAATGCTAGCAGTTGATGAATTTAATAGGAGGCACCCGATAACCAAAAATAATACGGAACAGATTAATTTAAATGATATTATCATAAAAACAACAGACATTATTTTGAAGCCAGAAATACGTATTTTTCTTAAGCCATATGGATCAGCTAATAATAAAATATATGATGGTGACTTTTCTCAAAAAGACAAAATGCATTTCTCAAAACGAAGACCAAATTCTGTAAGGATGAATGACTTACTGATTTGCTATGCTGTCGGATCAACTAAGCTCACTTCGATTTTTAAGGTTACTTCCGAGCCACAAACAACTGGTAAGCCTACCGATAGATGGCCTTGGTATGTTGATGTAGAGAATCTGACCCCAAAATATGGGAAAAAATGGTTTACTTTCGATCACACTCTCTCAAAAGTTGCAGATATATTTTTGCAAAAGGATAATAATAATTATTTAACATACAATGGTGGTAGGACATTAGGGGCATTTCAACGTGGTTCAGATAAAATAAGATTAAATGATGATTTCGGAAAGTTCTTAATTGAATTAATTGAAAAATCAACCGTCTAA
- a CDS encoding integron integrase, which yields MFIEIQPYENETLSVRFKAGREDFSKILQAIKKVPNRAWIPAQCFWTIPADRNSCDLLLNNMYSEGFCRVDSDFIRANCEGADSDPHDAVVLNTEMIRESNTPDASDIQDILRKFDAVITAKHYSKRTREAYSYWISRFIREHKDKNLKTFSDVEINSFVSRLATKEKVAASSQNQALAALLFLYKNILGLTIQSPENIIRAKKSKKLPAVLSREETAKLFSLLPENDYGLFIRLLYGTGMRLMEGLRLRVQDIDFDKNEITVHCGKGAKDRKTMLPVSLKFPLQKHLENVRRIHEADCKDGFGSVPLPSALAKKYPNAGKTWAWQWVFPQARRWQNKETGEQGRHHIDPSVIQRTLHEAVLQSGIPKPIGCHTFRHSFATHLLESGYDIRTIQELLGHSDVSTTMVYTHVLNRGGLGVQSPIDRM from the coding sequence ATGTTTATTGAAATTCAACCTTATGAGAACGAAACGTTATCAGTACGTTTTAAAGCAGGTAGAGAAGATTTTTCTAAAATCTTGCAAGCGATAAAAAAAGTACCCAACAGAGCTTGGATTCCGGCTCAATGCTTTTGGACTATTCCTGCTGATCGTAATTCTTGTGATCTTTTATTAAATAATATGTATAGTGAAGGATTCTGCCGTGTAGATTCCGATTTTATCAGGGCAAACTGTGAAGGCGCTGATAGCGATCCTCATGATGCTGTAGTTTTGAATACCGAAATGATCAGGGAAAGCAATACGCCTGATGCATCGGATATTCAGGATATTTTAAGAAAGTTTGATGCAGTGATTACTGCAAAACACTATAGCAAACGTACACGGGAAGCATACAGCTATTGGATAAGCCGTTTTATCCGAGAACATAAGGATAAAAACCTTAAAACATTTTCCGATGTGGAGATAAATTCCTTTGTGAGCCGTCTTGCAACAAAAGAAAAGGTTGCCGCATCAAGTCAAAATCAAGCTCTTGCGGCTCTTTTGTTTCTCTATAAAAACATATTAGGATTAACGATACAAAGTCCTGAAAATATCATCCGTGCCAAAAAGTCTAAGAAGCTGCCTGCTGTACTGAGCCGTGAGGAAACGGCAAAGCTATTCTCTTTGTTGCCTGAAAACGATTATGGTCTTTTTATTCGCTTACTTTATGGAACGGGAATGAGGTTGATGGAAGGCTTGCGGTTACGAGTACAGGATATTGATTTTGATAAAAATGAAATTACGGTACACTGCGGAAAGGGAGCAAAAGACCGTAAAACTATGCTGCCGGTATCTTTGAAATTTCCGCTGCAAAAACATTTGGAAAATGTCCGCCGCATCCATGAGGCAGACTGCAAAGACGGTTTCGGTTCGGTGCCGTTGCCGTCTGCCCTTGCAAAAAAATATCCTAATGCCGGTAAAACGTGGGCATGGCAGTGGGTGTTTCCCCAAGCACGCCGATGGCAAAATAAAGAAACCGGTGAGCAGGGACGGCATCATATTGATCCTTCGGTTATTCAGCGCACTCTGCACGAAGCTGTTTTACAGTCGGGTATTCCGAAGCCAATCGGCTGCCACACGTTCCGCCACTCATTTGCAACGCATCTACTGGAATCCGGTTACGATATCCGCACCATCCAAGAACTTCTCGGTCACAGCGATGTTTCAACCACTATGGTTTACACCCACGTCCTCAACCGCGGCGGTCTCGGCGTTCAAAGCCCTATCGACCGAATGTGA
- a CDS encoding NAD(P)/FAD-dependent oxidoreductase — MMKYDVVVIGGGPAGLAAALAARETGVKKILIIERDRELGGILNQCIHAGFGLHEFKEELTGPEYAQRFIMQTAQTDIQVMLNTMVLDISPERLITAAGTDGLKTIQAGAVVLAMGCRERTAGAIAVKGYRPAGVYTAGMAQRMMNMEGCRMGREVVIYGSGDIGLIMARRMTLEGAKVKAVVEIMPFSSGLNRNIAQCLEDYGIPLLLSHNISFIHGKNRLEGVTVSQIDSHFNEIEGTQTYYPCDTLLLSVGLIPENELSIKAGVTLDPITNEPMVDSAMQTEIPGIFACGNVLHVHDIVDFVTRESRIAGKHAGLYALGALPDSASVPCTPGKGIRYVMPRKVLTHMPDGVNLFMRVDAIYQNATVSVKSGNTVLATKRIARMIPSEMINIPLSADKIRSLTEPITAEVTAQ, encoded by the coding sequence ATGATGAAATATGATGTTGTAGTGATTGGAGGCGGCCCCGCAGGTTTGGCGGCAGCCCTCGCCGCGCGGGAAACCGGCGTAAAAAAAATTTTGATTATCGAACGCGACCGCGAATTGGGCGGCATCCTCAATCAATGTATCCACGCCGGCTTCGGCTTGCATGAATTTAAAGAAGAACTGACCGGGCCGGAATATGCGCAGCGCTTTATTATGCAGACTGCACAAACGGATATTCAGGTAATGCTGAATACAATGGTACTCGATATTTCGCCGGAGCGGCTTATCACTGCGGCAGGGACGGACGGGCTTAAAACCATACAAGCCGGAGCCGTTGTGCTTGCGATGGGTTGCCGCGAACGCACTGCGGGCGCGATTGCCGTAAAAGGGTACCGTCCGGCGGGTGTATATACCGCGGGCATGGCACAGCGGATGATGAACATGGAAGGCTGCCGCATGGGGCGCGAGGTTGTCATTTACGGCTCCGGCGACATCGGATTGATTATGGCGCGGCGCATGACACTCGAAGGTGCAAAGGTAAAAGCTGTCGTAGAGATTATGCCGTTTTCGAGCGGGCTCAACCGGAATATCGCTCAATGTTTGGAGGATTACGGTATACCGCTTTTGTTAAGCCATAATATCAGCTTTATCCACGGAAAGAACCGGCTGGAAGGCGTTACCGTTTCGCAAATCGATTCGCACTTTAACGAAATTGAAGGCACACAAACCTATTATCCCTGCGATACGCTCCTTCTTTCGGTAGGTCTGATCCCCGAAAACGAGCTTTCGATAAAAGCCGGTGTCACACTTGACCCGATTACCAACGAGCCGATGGTTGACAGCGCGATGCAAACAGAGATACCGGGAATATTCGCCTGCGGTAATGTTCTGCATGTGCACGACATCGTCGATTTTGTAACACGGGAAAGCAGAATCGCCGGAAAACACGCAGGGCTGTACGCGCTCGGTGCTCTACCCGATTCGGCTTCCGTTCCCTGTACACCCGGCAAAGGTATCCGCTATGTGATGCCACGCAAGGTGTTGACGCACATGCCCGACGGGGTTAACCTCTTTATGCGGGTGGATGCCATCTACCAAAATGCCACCGTATCGGTAAAATCGGGAAACACAGTGCTTGCAACAAAACGGATTGCCCGCATGATTCCCTCCGAAATGATCAACATACCGTTGAGCGCCGACAAGATACGTTCTTTGACGGAACCGATCACCGCAGAAGTTACAGCTCAGTAA
- a CDS encoding type II toxin-antitoxin system RelB/DinJ family antitoxin, translated as MINTTLVQVRVDQALKDEVTHIYDYYGLDLPTAIRIFMKKTVAVNGLPFDLRDEANKKNIWQYFGSGKDIEMNISTEPDFSADTKLAVM; from the coding sequence ATGATAAATACAACACTTGTTCAAGTTAGAGTTGATCAAGCTCTAAAAGATGAGGTTACTCATATCTATGATTATTACGGACTGGATTTACCGACAGCTATCAGAATTTTTATGAAAAAAACGGTTGCTGTTAATGGGCTTCCTTTTGACCTTCGCGATGAAGCAAATAAAAAAAATATTTGGCAATATTTTGGAAGTGGCAAGGATATCGAAATGAATATATCCACTGAACCGGATTTTTCTGCTGATACAAAGCTGGCGGTAATGTGA
- a CDS encoding toxin HicA — MAQWEKLLAKILSLDKDMRFTELKKVLQSYGYRMTQPKRGSSHYTFRKDGCNPITIPKHERLFSAAKPRG, encoded by the coding sequence ATGGCTCAATGGGAAAAACTTCTGGCTAAAATACTATCTCTTGATAAAGATATGCGTTTTACAGAACTCAAGAAAGTACTACAAAGTTACGGCTATAGGATGACACAGCCAAAACGAGGGAGCAGCCATTATACTTTTCGAAAAGATGGTTGTAATCCGATTACCATTCCAAAACATGAACGTTTATTTTCAGCCGCTAAGCCGCGCGGCTGA
- the glpK gene encoding glycerol kinase GlpK, which yields MKKYILSFDQGTTSSRAILFDKAGMIIATAQQEFTQIFPKSGWVEHDAMEIWGTQSGVARQVLEETGTRPDEVAAIGITNQRETTVVWDKNTGKPVYNAIVWQCRRTASICDELKAKGWTDTIRKKTGLIIDAYFSGTKIKWILDNVAGARERAERGELLFGNIDTWLIWNLTRGKVHVTDYSNASRTMLFNINTLQWDDEILTELNIPRIMLPEVKPSSCVYGKTDERTFGGADIPIAGAAGDQQAALFGQACFEAGMAKNTYGTGCFMLMNTGTAPIISQNGLLTTIAWGIGDTVTYALEGSIFVAGAAVQWLRDQLRLVYDAAETEYYAERVEDTNGVYVVPAFTGLGAPYWDMYARGAIVGLSRGAKREHIVRATLESIAYGTRDVLSAMEKDSGITLKALKVDGGAAVNNFLMQFQADILNVPVHRPQVLETTALGAAYLAGLAVGFWKDMEEIKRNWAVDRAFTVQMDEAARTQRYAGWQKAITRAMNWDD from the coding sequence ATGAAAAAGTATATTTTATCATTCGATCAGGGAACAACCAGTTCCCGTGCTATTTTATTTGATAAAGCCGGTATGATTATCGCTACTGCACAGCAGGAATTCACCCAGATTTTTCCTAAGTCCGGATGGGTGGAACACGATGCTATGGAAATTTGGGGGACACAGAGCGGTGTTGCCCGGCAAGTATTGGAAGAAACCGGAACGCGCCCCGATGAGGTTGCAGCAATCGGGATTACCAACCAGCGGGAAACCACCGTCGTGTGGGATAAGAATACCGGAAAGCCCGTATACAATGCGATTGTGTGGCAGTGCCGCCGTACCGCTTCCATCTGCGACGAACTCAAAGCAAAGGGCTGGACGGATACGATACGAAAAAAGACAGGGCTTATCATCGACGCCTATTTTTCCGGCACAAAAATAAAATGGATACTCGATAATGTTGCGGGAGCACGCGAGCGGGCGGAACGGGGCGAGCTGCTGTTCGGGAATATCGACACGTGGCTTATCTGGAATTTGACCCGCGGCAAGGTACACGTTACCGACTACAGCAATGCATCCCGCACCATGTTGTTCAATATCAACACCCTGCAATGGGATGATGAAATTCTGACGGAACTGAATATTCCGCGCATCATGCTGCCGGAGGTAAAGCCGTCAAGCTGCGTGTACGGCAAAACCGATGAACGCACCTTCGGCGGCGCCGACATCCCTATTGCAGGAGCCGCGGGAGATCAGCAGGCGGCGCTGTTCGGGCAGGCGTGCTTCGAAGCGGGCATGGCGAAAAACACTTACGGTACCGGCTGCTTTATGCTGATGAACACCGGCACTGCGCCGATTATCTCGCAGAACGGGCTGTTAACGACCATTGCATGGGGCATCGGGGACACGGTAACTTACGCGCTTGAGGGAAGTATCTTCGTAGCAGGAGCAGCCGTGCAATGGCTGCGGGATCAGTTAAGACTGGTGTACGACGCCGCAGAAACGGAGTATTACGCAGAACGGGTAGAAGATACAAACGGCGTATACGTTGTGCCTGCCTTTACCGGCCTCGGCGCTCCGTATTGGGATATGTATGCGCGGGGTGCGATTGTGGGTTTAAGCCGCGGCGCCAAGCGTGAACACATTGTCCGCGCCACCCTTGAATCGATTGCCTACGGGACACGGGATGTCCTTTCCGCAATGGAAAAAGATTCCGGCATTACGCTCAAGGCGCTGAAAGTAGACGGAGGCGCGGCAGTCAATAATTTTTTGATGCAGTTCCAAGCAGATATTTTGAACGTACCGGTACATCGCCCTCAGGTGCTGGAAACAACCGCACTCGGCGCCGCATACTTGGCGGGACTGGCAGTCGGCTTCTGGAAAGATATGGAAGAAATTAAACGCAACTGGGCAGTAGACCGCGCATTCACCGTTCAAATGGACGAAGCGGCGCGGACACAGCGCTATGCCGGTTGGCAAAAAGCGATAACGCGCGCCATGAATTGGGACGACTAA
- a CDS encoding integrase catalytic domain-containing protein, translating into MSTQGQYICTLTLTDVHSGWTENRALLNKAHRWVKEAIEDVKEKLPFQMKGIDSDNGSEFKNTQLLQWCKSNEVIFTRSRSYKKNDNCFVEQKNDSVVRRIVGYYRFEGEAARAVMAALYEQYNALVNFFFPSMKIISKQRIDAKVVKKYDTAKTPYCRLMESSDVSEAVKAELCRRKNGLDLQQLLETTQSLQSKLIAIAQPWT; encoded by the coding sequence ATAAGTACCCAAGGGCAGTATATTTGCACGCTTACCCTTACCGATGTTCATTCCGGATGGACAGAAAACCGAGCCCTTTTAAACAAAGCTCATCGATGGGTAAAAGAAGCAATAGAAGATGTGAAAGAGAAACTTCCGTTTCAAATGAAAGGCATCGATAGCGACAACGGAAGTGAGTTCAAAAATACACAGCTGTTGCAATGGTGTAAAAGTAATGAAGTTATTTTCACTCGGAGCAGATCATATAAAAAGAATGATAATTGTTTTGTTGAACAGAAAAATGATAGTGTCGTAAGACGCATCGTCGGTTACTATCGCTTTGAGGGAGAAGCGGCACGAGCGGTCATGGCTGCCCTTTATGAACAGTACAATGCACTGGTCAATTTCTTTTTCCCTTCGATGAAAATTATTTCAAAACAACGGATAGACGCAAAGGTTGTAAAAAAATATGATACGGCAAAGACGCCGTATTGCAGGTTGATGGAAAGCTCTGATGTAAGCGAGGCGGTAAAGGCTGAGTTGTGCCGTAGGAAGAACGGCTTAGATCTACAACAACTGCTTGAGACAACGCAAAGCTTGCAGAGTAAACTTATCGCTATTGCCCAGCCTTGGACATAG
- a CDS encoding PIN domain-containing protein, whose product MKYFLDSNIIIYFIKGTFRKIGEKLEEHEKDIVIPSVVLAELEYGARNSNNYEKTISVYKPFLDLYPTAVFDKKASIEYGKLRKVLSSNGAIIGPNDMMIAATILANGGTLITHNVKEFSRVEGLLIEDWTMEYPV is encoded by the coding sequence GTGAAATATTTTTTAGATTCAAACATTATAATCTATTTTATAAAGGGAACATTTCGTAAGATTGGCGAAAAACTGGAAGAACATGAAAAAGACATAGTTATTCCGTCTGTTGTTCTTGCGGAGCTCGAATACGGGGCAAGGAATTCCAACAATTATGAAAAGACCATTTCAGTGTATAAACCGTTTTTAGATTTATATCCGACAGCTGTTTTTGATAAAAAAGCATCGATAGAATACGGAAAATTAAGAAAAGTTTTATCGTCAAATGGTGCCATAATCGGTCCGAATGACATGATGATTGCAGCAACAATTCTAGCAAACGGTGGAACATTGATAACCCACAATGTCAAAGAGTTTTCAAGAGTAGAAGGCTTATTAATTGAGGATTGGACGATGGAATATCCGGTATAA
- a CDS encoding toxin-antitoxin system HicB family antitoxin, with protein sequence MKTIDEYMKMPYKLEIIPDSEESGFVASYPDLPGCITCGSTIPDAVNNAEDAKKEWLLAAIEENIEIAEPKSADYYSGQFKLRIPKSLHKTLAEDSKKEGVSMNQYCVYLLAKNSEKEHILSQEQTVFV encoded by the coding sequence ATGAAAACAATTGATGAATATATGAAAATGCCATATAAACTGGAAATTATTCCGGATTCAGAAGAATCAGGTTTTGTAGCCTCATATCCAGACCTTCCGGGTTGTATAACTTGCGGTTCAACAATTCCTGATGCAGTTAATAATGCAGAAGATGCAAAAAAAGAGTGGCTTTTGGCTGCCATTGAAGAAAATATTGAAATTGCAGAGCCAAAAAGTGCCGATTATTATTCCGGTCAATTCAAACTACGCATTCCAAAATCTTTGCACAAGACTCTTGCCGAAGATTCTAAAAAGGAAGGAGTAAGTATGAACCAATATTGCGTATATCTTCTTGCAAAGAATTCAGAAAAAGAGCATATATTATCGCAAGAACAAACTGTATTCGTATAA
- a CDS encoding SAP domain-containing protein, whose protein sequence is MTIQEFENKYWYMSELKALAKSLEIPFGLKIRKDQLEEMIIQFLETGTVNKKNSYRSKSRNRDILNSHTYVENFSNKKETWEFIHSEMDKRIPGLQPKSGAKYWLNRWIEDKLSHGEKITYNDVICEYIRLNKTEGKLPQIPSCKFNNFISDYLANEKNATREEALEAWNELKAIKAKKDYITWKKINNPDTEINI, encoded by the coding sequence ATGACAATACAAGAATTTGAGAATAAATATTGGTACATGAGTGAACTCAAAGCATTAGCAAAATCGCTTGAAATTCCTTTTGGTTTAAAAATACGAAAGGATCAGCTTGAAGAGATGATTATTCAGTTTTTGGAAACCGGAACGGTGAATAAAAAAAATAGTTATCGGAGTAAAAGCCGGAATAGAGATATATTGAATAGTCATACTTATGTTGAAAATTTTAGCAACAAAAAAGAAACATGGGAATTCATACATAGTGAAATGGACAAACGGATTCCGGGATTACAACCGAAATCAGGGGCAAAATATTGGCTTAATCGATGGATTGAAGATAAACTTTCTCATGGTGAAAAAATAACTTATAATGATGTCATTTGTGAATATATTCGGTTAAATAAAACTGAAGGAAAACTTCCTCAAATTCCATCCTGTAAATTTAATAATTTCATTAGTGATTATCTGGCAAATGAAAAAAATGCAACAAGAGAAGAGGCATTAGAGGCATGGAATGAGCTAAAAGCTATTAAGGCAAAAAAAGATTATATAACGTGGAAAAAGATCAACAACCCCGACACAGAGATAAATATATAG